The following are encoded together in the Pseudomonas maumuensis genome:
- a CDS encoding HAD family hydrolase — MSIKLITFDLDDTLWDTAPVIASAEVVLRDWLEANAPILGGVPVEHLFAIRERLVQAEPGLKHRISALRRRVLFHALEEVGYSEKHAQELANEGFEVFLHARHQVEVFPEVQPVLEILRHHYTLGVVTNGNADVRRLGLADYFRFALCAEDLGIGKPDPAPFLEALKRGEVDAGAAVHVGDHPGDDIAGAQRAGLRAVWFNPQHKPWNSEQAPDAEIQRLSQLPDVLARWR; from the coding sequence ATGAGCATCAAGCTGATCACCTTCGACCTCGACGACACCCTGTGGGACACCGCGCCGGTCATCGCCAGCGCCGAAGTCGTCCTGCGCGACTGGCTCGAAGCCAACGCGCCGATTCTCGGTGGCGTGCCGGTCGAGCATCTGTTCGCCATCCGCGAGCGCCTGGTACAGGCCGAGCCGGGCCTCAAGCACCGCATCAGCGCCCTGCGCCGGCGGGTACTGTTCCACGCCCTGGAAGAGGTCGGCTACAGCGAGAAACACGCCCAGGAGCTGGCCAACGAAGGCTTCGAGGTGTTCCTGCATGCCCGGCACCAGGTCGAAGTGTTCCCCGAAGTGCAGCCGGTGCTGGAGATCCTGCGCCATCACTACACCCTCGGCGTGGTCACCAACGGCAATGCCGACGTGCGAAGACTTGGCTTGGCGGACTACTTCCGCTTCGCCCTGTGCGCGGAAGACCTGGGGATAGGCAAACCCGACCCTGCGCCATTCCTCGAGGCCCTGAAGCGCGGCGAGGTGGACGCGGGGGCGGCGGTGCATGTCGGCGACCACCCGGGCGACGATATCGCCGGCGCCCAGCGCGCCGGGTTGCGCGCGGTGTGGTTCAACCCGCAGCACAAGCCCTGGAACAGCGAACAGGCACCGGATGCGGAGATCCAGCG
- the xerC gene encoding tyrosine recombinase XerC: protein MERQLEAYCAHLRNERQVSEHTLLAYRRDLEKVIEFCNAQGITGWAALQVQQLRQLVARQHHHGQSSRSLARLLSAVRGLYRYLNREGHCQHDPANGLAPPKGERRLPKVLDTDRALQLLDGGVDDEFIARRDQAILELFYSSGLRLSELTGLDLEHLDLAAGLVQVQGKGGKSRVLPVGRKAREALQAWLKQRGIAGPRDNAVFLSRQGKRLGPRAIQLRVKAAGERELGQHLHPHMLRHSFASHLLESSQDLRAVQEMLGHADISTTQIYTHLDFQHLAAVYDSAHPRAKRSKDTDS from the coding sequence ATGGAACGCCAGCTGGAGGCTTATTGCGCACACCTGCGCAATGAGCGCCAGGTGTCCGAGCACACCCTGCTGGCCTACCGCCGTGACCTCGAGAAGGTCATCGAATTCTGCAACGCCCAGGGCATCACCGGCTGGGCGGCCCTGCAGGTCCAGCAACTGCGCCAGCTGGTCGCCCGCCAGCACCATCACGGCCAGTCCTCGCGCAGCCTGGCGCGCCTGCTTTCAGCGGTGCGCGGGCTGTACCGCTACCTCAACCGCGAAGGCCATTGCCAGCACGACCCGGCCAATGGCCTGGCGCCGCCCAAGGGTGAGCGGCGCCTGCCCAAGGTGCTGGACACCGACCGCGCCCTGCAGCTACTCGATGGCGGCGTCGACGACGAATTCATCGCCCGCCGCGACCAGGCGATCCTCGAACTGTTCTATTCGTCCGGCCTGCGCCTGTCCGAACTGACCGGGCTCGACCTCGAACACTTGGACCTGGCCGCCGGCCTGGTGCAAGTGCAGGGCAAGGGCGGCAAGAGCCGCGTGTTGCCAGTAGGTCGCAAGGCCCGCGAGGCATTGCAGGCCTGGCTCAAACAGCGCGGCATCGCCGGCCCGCGGGACAACGCGGTGTTCCTCAGCCGCCAGGGCAAGCGCCTCGGCCCCCGGGCCATCCAGCTGCGAGTCAAGGCCGCCGGCGAGCGCGAGCTCGGCCAGCACCTGCACCCGCACATGCTTCGCCATTCCTTCGCCAGCCACCTGCTGGAATCGTCACAGGACCTGCGCGCGGTGCAGGAGATGCTCGGCCACGCCGACATCAGCACCACGCAGATCTACACCCACCTGGACTTCCAGCACCTGGCCGCGGTGTACGACAGCGCCCACCCCCGGGCCAAACGCAGCAAGGATACGGACTCATGA
- a CDS encoding DUF484 family protein, producing MTDQPNVASPQASELDAEAVVAYLRAHPTFFAEHDELLVEQRIPHQRGDSVSLVERQLKLLRDRNIEMRHRLSQLMDVARDNDRLFDKTRRLILDLLDASTLEEVVMAVEDSLRQEFQVPFVSLILFGENAAPVGRWVSGAEAQQAIGGLIGGGKTISGSLREHELAFLFGNDQHKEVGSSAVATLEYQGLHGVLAIGSRDPQHYKSSVGTLFLSYIAEVLGRVVPRFTQTLRSVR from the coding sequence ATGACCGATCAGCCTAACGTTGCATCCCCGCAAGCCAGTGAGCTCGATGCCGAAGCGGTGGTCGCCTACCTGCGCGCCCACCCAACCTTCTTCGCCGAGCACGACGAGCTGCTGGTCGAACAGCGCATTCCCCATCAGCGCGGCGACAGCGTGTCGCTGGTGGAGCGCCAGCTCAAGCTGCTGCGCGACCGCAACATCGAGATGCGCCATCGCCTGTCGCAACTGATGGACGTGGCCCGCGACAACGACCGGCTGTTCGACAAGACCCGCCGGCTGATCCTCGACCTGCTCGACGCCAGCACCCTGGAAGAGGTGGTGATGGCGGTCGAGGACAGCCTGCGCCAGGAGTTCCAGGTGCCCTTCGTCAGCCTGATCCTGTTCGGCGAAAACGCGGCGCCCGTGGGGCGCTGGGTTTCCGGGGCCGAGGCGCAACAGGCCATCGGCGGTCTGATCGGCGGCGGCAAGACCATCAGCGGCAGCCTGCGCGAGCACGAGTTGGCGTTCCTGTTCGGCAACGATCAGCACAAGGAAGTCGGCTCCAGCGCCGTGGCCACCCTCGAGTACCAGGGCCTGCACGGTGTACTGGCGATCGGCAGTCGCGATCCGCAGCACTACAAGAGCAGTGTCGGCACCTTGTTCCTCAGCTACATCGCCGAAGTGCTCGGCCGCGTGGTGCCACGCTTCACCCAGACACTGCGCTCGGTGCGCTGA
- the dapF gene encoding diaminopimelate epimerase yields the protein MLLRFTKMHGLGNDFMVLDLVSQHAHIQPKHAKQWGDRNTGIGFDQLLIVEAPNNPDVDFRYRIFNADGSEVEQCGNGARCFARFVLDKRLTAKKRIRVETKGGIIVLDVRNDGQICVDMGPPRFTPAEVPFIADEQATSYALEVDGQVYQIAAVSMGNPHSVLRVDDVRSAPVHELGPKIEHHPRFPQRVNAGFIQVVDRHRANLRVWERGAGETQACGTGACAAAVAAISQGWMDSPVTIDLPGGRLSIEWAGPGKPVLMTGPAVRVFEGQVRL from the coding sequence ATGCTGCTGCGTTTCACCAAGATGCACGGGCTGGGCAACGACTTCATGGTCCTCGACCTGGTCAGCCAGCACGCACACATCCAACCCAAGCACGCCAAGCAATGGGGCGATCGCAACACCGGCATCGGCTTCGACCAGCTGCTGATCGTCGAGGCGCCGAACAATCCGGATGTGGACTTCCGCTACCGGATCTTCAACGCCGATGGCTCCGAAGTCGAACAGTGCGGCAACGGCGCGCGCTGCTTCGCCCGTTTCGTCCTGGACAAGCGCCTGACCGCGAAGAAGCGCATCCGCGTCGAGACCAAGGGCGGCATCATCGTCCTCGATGTGCGCAACGATGGGCAGATCTGCGTCGACATGGGCCCGCCGCGCTTTACCCCGGCCGAGGTCCCGTTCATCGCCGATGAGCAGGCGACCAGCTACGCACTCGAAGTCGACGGCCAGGTGTACCAGATCGCCGCGGTGTCCATGGGCAACCCACATTCGGTGCTGCGTGTAGACGATGTGCGCAGTGCGCCGGTGCATGAGCTGGGCCCGAAGATCGAGCATCACCCACGCTTTCCGCAGCGGGTCAATGCAGGCTTCATCCAGGTAGTCGACCGCCACCGCGCCAACCTGCGCGTGTGGGAGCGGGGCGCGGGCGAGACCCAGGCCTGCGGCACAGGTGCCTGCGCCGCTGCGGTGGCGGCGATCAGCCAGGGCTGGATGGACTCACCCGTGACCATCGACCTGCCTGGCGGGCGCCTGAGCATCGAGTGGGCCGGCCCCGGCAAGCCGGTGCTGATGACCGGCCCCGCCGTCCGCGTGTTCGAAGGACAAGTTCGTCTCTAA
- the lysA gene encoding diaminopimelate decarboxylase translates to MDAFNYRGGELFAEGVALSAIAERFGTPTYVYSRAHIEAQYRSYTDALHGVEHLVCFAVKANSNLGVLNLLARLGAGFDIVSGGELERVLAAGGRADRVVFSGVGKTREDMRRALEVGVHCFNVESADELERLQMVAAEIGKIAPVSLRVNPDVDAGTHPYISTGLKENKFGIAIADAEAIYVRAAQLPNLDVVGVDCHIGSQLTTVEPFLDALDRLLVLVDRLAECGIHLRHLDLGGGVGVRYRDEQPPELADYIKAIRERIGSRDLALVFEPGRYIVANGGVLLTRVEYLKHTEHKDFAIIDAAMNDLIRPALYQAWMDVSAVKPREGQGRAYDLVGPICETGDFLGKDRVLDLAEGDLLAVRSAGAYGFVMSSNYNTRGRCAEVLVDGDQAFEVRRRETVAELFAGESLLPE, encoded by the coding sequence ATGGACGCATTCAACTACCGCGGCGGCGAGCTGTTCGCGGAAGGGGTGGCCCTGTCGGCGATCGCCGAACGCTTCGGCACACCCACTTACGTGTACTCGCGTGCCCATATCGAAGCGCAGTACCGCAGCTACACCGATGCCCTGCACGGGGTGGAGCACCTGGTCTGCTTCGCGGTCAAGGCCAACTCCAACCTGGGCGTGCTGAACCTGCTGGCGCGCCTGGGTGCGGGCTTCGACATCGTTTCCGGCGGTGAGCTGGAGCGCGTCCTGGCCGCCGGTGGCCGCGCCGATCGCGTGGTGTTCTCCGGGGTCGGTAAGACCCGCGAGGACATGCGCCGCGCCTTGGAAGTGGGCGTCCACTGCTTCAACGTCGAGTCCGCCGACGAGCTCGAGCGCCTGCAAATGGTGGCCGCCGAGATAGGCAAGATCGCGCCGGTATCGCTGCGCGTGAACCCGGACGTCGACGCCGGTACCCACCCGTACATTTCCACGGGCCTCAAGGAAAACAAGTTCGGCATCGCCATCGCCGACGCCGAGGCCATCTACGTGCGCGCCGCGCAGTTGCCGAACCTCGACGTGGTCGGCGTCGACTGCCATATCGGCTCGCAGCTGACCACCGTCGAGCCGTTCCTCGATGCCCTCGATCGCCTGCTGGTGCTGGTCGACCGCCTGGCCGAGTGCGGCATCCACCTGCGCCACCTCGACCTGGGTGGTGGTGTCGGCGTGCGCTATCGCGACGAACAGCCGCCGGAACTGGCCGATTACATCAAGGCCATCCGCGAGCGCATCGGCAGCCGCGACCTGGCCCTGGTGTTCGAGCCGGGCCGCTACATCGTCGCCAACGGCGGTGTGCTGCTGACCCGTGTGGAATACCTCAAGCACACCGAGCACAAAGACTTCGCCATCATCGACGCGGCTATGAACGACTTGATCCGCCCGGCCCTGTACCAGGCCTGGATGGACGTCAGCGCGGTCAAGCCCCGCGAAGGCCAAGGCCGGGCCTACGACCTGGTCGGCCCGATCTGCGAGACCGGCGACTTCCTGGGCAAGGACCGCGTACTGGACCTGGCCGAGGGCGACCTGCTGGCCGTGCGCTCCGCGGGCGCCTATGGTTTCGTCATGAGCTCCAACTACAACACCCGTGGCCGTTGCGCCGAAGTGCTGGTCGATGGCGACCAGGCCTTCGAAGTGCGCCGCCGCGAGACCGTCGCCGAATTGTTCGCCGGCGAAAGCCTGCTGCCGGAGTGA
- the lptM gene encoding LPS translocon maturation chaperone LptM produces the protein MKRLISSLAAVVAVACLVSACGQKGPLYLPEDGKDGKGPRKSHQHAKPVQPQPVLEQQQEQPEASPAQ, from the coding sequence ATGAAACGCCTGATTTCCTCCCTCGCGGCAGTGGTCGCGGTTGCCTGCCTCGTTTCGGCCTGCGGTCAGAAAGGCCCTCTCTACCTGCCGGAAGACGGCAAGGACGGCAAAGGCCCACGCAAATCGCACCAGCATGCCAAGCCTGTCCAGCCGCAGCCGGTGCTGGAGCAGCAGCAAGAGCAGCCTGAAGCGTCGCCCGCGCAGTAA
- the cyaY gene encoding iron donor protein CyaY, producing the protein MSLSEARFHDLVDATQQALEDLFDESGMDLDMENSAGVLTIKFDNGSQLIFSRQEPLRQLWLADRSGGFHFDYDQESGKWVCEKSEELLGEMLERIVWERAGEKLDFDEI; encoded by the coding sequence ATGAGTTTGAGCGAAGCGCGTTTCCACGACCTGGTCGACGCGACCCAACAGGCCCTGGAAGACCTGTTCGATGAAAGCGGCATGGATCTGGATATGGAGAACTCTGCCGGCGTCCTGACCATCAAGTTCGATAATGGCAGCCAGCTGATCTTCAGCCGCCAGGAACCGCTGCGCCAACTGTGGCTGGCGGACAGGTCCGGTGGCTTCCACTTCGACTACGACCAAGAGAGCGGCAAGTGGGTGTGCGAGAAGAGTGAAGAGCTGCTCGGCGAGATGCTCGAGCGCATCGTCTGGGAGCGGGCCGGCGAGAAGCTGGACTTCGACGAGATCTGA
- a CDS encoding DUF1289 domain-containing protein, with protein MSEQPRPPKPLYSNVSPAVPSPCISICRLDERKVCTGCHRHVEHIREWRAADDERRRQICREALALKAGAQA; from the coding sequence ATGAGCGAACAGCCCAGGCCGCCCAAGCCGCTCTACAGCAATGTGAGCCCGGCAGTACCGTCACCTTGTATCAGCATATGTCGGCTGGATGAGCGCAAGGTGTGTACCGGCTGCCACCGCCATGTCGAGCATATCCGCGAGTGGCGCGCGGCCGATGACGAGCGGCGCCGGCAGATCTGCCGCGAGGCGTTGGCCCTGAAAGCAGGGGCCCAGGCATAG
- the rnk gene encoding nucleoside diphosphate kinase regulator, whose product MSTKPSLILTRLDVQRLERLLDDLDESTPGVLALQDELDRAEQVVGHEEVPAGVVTMNSRVHCRESASGKDYHLTLVYPKDAGPEGNVSILAPIGCALLGLSVGDQIDWPAPGGKTLKLELLAVEYQPEAAGDFDL is encoded by the coding sequence ATGAGCACCAAGCCTTCCCTCATCCTCACCCGCTTGGACGTGCAGCGTCTCGAGCGCCTGCTCGACGACCTCGATGAAAGCACCCCGGGTGTGCTCGCCCTGCAGGACGAGCTGGACCGTGCCGAGCAGGTGGTCGGGCATGAAGAGGTGCCGGCCGGCGTGGTGACCATGAATTCGCGGGTACACTGCCGCGAAAGTGCCAGCGGCAAGGACTATCACCTGACCCTGGTGTACCCGAAGGACGCCGGCCCCGAGGGCAACGTTTCGATCCTCGCGCCGATTGGCTGCGCACTGCTCGGCCTGTCGGTGGGCGACCAGATCGACTGGCCGGCGCCTGGCGGCAAGACGCTCAAGCTGGAGCTGCTGGCAGTCGAATACCAGCCGGAAGCGGCAGGGGATTTCGATCTCTGA